From a single Rhinolophus ferrumequinum isolate MPI-CBG mRhiFer1 chromosome 15, mRhiFer1_v1.p, whole genome shotgun sequence genomic region:
- the HSDL1 gene encoding inactive hydroxysteroid dehydrogenase-like protein 1 — protein sequence MAAVDSFYLLYREIARSCNCYVEALALVGAWYTARKSITVICDFYSLIRLHFVPRLVSRADLIKQYGRWAVVSGATDGIGRAYAEELASRGLNIILISRNQEKLQMVAKDIADTYKVETDIIVADFSNGREIYHPIREALKDKDIGILVNNVGVFYPYPQYFTQVSEDKLWDIINVNIAAASLMVHIVLPGMVERKKGAVVTISSGSCCKPTPQLAAFSASKAYLDHFSRALQYEYASKGIFVQSLIPFYVATNMTAPGSFLHKCPWLVPSPRVYAHHAVSTLGISKRTTGYWSHSIQFLFAQYMPEWLWVWGANILNRSLRKEALSCKA from the exons ATGGCTGCCGTTGACAGCTTCTACCTCTTGTATAGGGAAATCGCCAGGTCGTGCAATTGCTACGTGGAAGCTCTAGCTTTGGTTGGGGCCTGGTATACGGCCAGAAAAAGCATCACTGTCATCTGTGACTTTTATAGCCTCATCAGGCTGCACTTTGTCCCACGCCTGGTGAGCAGAGCAGATCTGATCAAGCAGTATGGAAGATGGGCAGTGGTGAGCG GTGCAACAGATGGGATTGGAAGAGCCTATGCAGAAGAGTTAGCAAGCCGTGGTCTCAATATCATCCTGATTAGTCGCAACCAAGAGAAGTTACAGATGGTTGCTAAAGACATCGCTGACACCTACAAAGTGGAAACCGATATTATAGTGGCGGACTTCAGCAACGGCCGTGAGATCTACCACCCAATTCGAGAAGCCTTGAAAGACAAAGACATTGGCATCTTGGTAAATAATGTAGGTGTGTTTTATCCCTACCCCCAGTATTTTACTCAGGTCTCCGAGGACAAACTCTGGGACATCATAAATGTCAACATTGCTGCGGCTAGTTTGATGGTCCACATAGTGTTACCGGGGAtggtggagagaaagaaaggcgCTGTCGTCACTATCTCTTCCGGCTCCTGCTGCAAACCAACGCCCCAGCTGGCTGCCTTCTCTGCTTCCAAG GCTTACTTAGACCACTTCAGCAGAGCGTTGCAGTATGAATATGCTTCCAAAGGAATCTTTGTACAGAGTCTAATCCCGTTCTACGTGGCTACCAATATGACCGCACCCGGCAGCTTTCTGCACAAGTGCCCGTGGTTGGTACCTTCACCAAGAGTATATGCACATCATGCTGTTTCTACTCTTGGCATTTCAAAAAGGACCACAGGATACTGGTCCCATTCTATCCAG tttctttttgcACAGTATATGCCTGAATGGCTCTGGGTGTGGGGAGCAAATATTCTCAATCGTTCGTTACGTAAGGAGGCCTTATCCTGCAAAGCATGA